Part of the Oligoflexus sp. genome, AAAATCCAGCATGGAGCGAGCTGCTCCTCGTTCCCCTCATGCTCCTGCTCGGTGAGCTGGTCGTTTTCGTGATTCACAAATATCCTTTGCATAGGCCGCTGCACTTTGTTGCGCCGTTTACCTTCAAGATCCATGCGCTGCAGCATCACCGCTTCTTTACGGACGCCTGCGTGACCTGGCGGGATTCCCGGGATTTTCACATCATGCTGTTTCCGCCTTTCGCGATCGTGGGTTACATCACCGTGGGCGCTCCTTTGCTCTTTGGTCTTTTTTATCTGCTGCTGGGCCTGAATGCCGGTTACCTCGCGGCGGGTATGGGTGCGGTTTACTTTTTACTTTATGAGCTGGTGCATTTTTGCTCGCATCTGCCCGAGGATCATTGGGTGATGCGCTTCGGCTGGATGCGTTATCAGCGGGAATTCCACCGGCTGCATCATGATCCGCGCTTCATGGCGAGCCATAACTTTGGTGTGGTTTACCCGCTCTGGGACTTCGTTTTCAGGACGGCCATCAGACCCGCGCCAGCCCCACGCAGGGCCACAGCAGACCTGTAGTGACAGCCAGTAAGGCGGCTCCATCCAACCCGGGGGAGGAGCGCCGAAGCGTGTAATTCATGATTCCCATGCTTTACACGGAAGTCGTGAGAATATTTTCTTAAAGTTTCAAGATTAGAGTTTGAAATTTTTCTGGAAGGAGATATCGCAGTTGATAGTTGGCTTTTTGGTGGAAACAGAGGATTAGGTCCTTCTATCTCCGGGAACCCGGAGCCTTGCAATATCGACAAAGCAGACCCCGACGCTCCATTTGGAGATTTGTGAGGGCATCATGTAAAACCTGCATCAAGTTTTTCCTTTGGATTACCCGGTATTTTCCGGTGGTCGCTACCTCAGGGCGTTCGATCATCT contains:
- a CDS encoding sterol desaturase family protein, which codes for MSYQLEQYRQYYRDKVIPHVYSGPLHLTFTMTSLSVTAVLLFSRVQNPAWSELLLVPLMLLLGELVVFVIHKYPLHRPLHFVAPFTFKIHALQHHRFFTDACVTWRDSRDFHIMLFPPFAIVGYITVGAPLLFGLFYLLLGLNAGYLAAGMGAVYFLLYELVHFCSHLPEDHWVMRFGWMRYQREFHRLHHDPRFMASHNFGVVYPLWDFVFRTAIRPAPAPRRATADL